The sequence CAGGTTTGCGCAGAAAGGAACATTTTCACGAAATAGTGTTACTGGTATTTCCCATGTTttaaatgaaagaaaacatagTAGAAATGGATAAACTCGCAAGAAAACACTTTCTCTTCAGGACTTCCAGTTCACCtgtattttttactttaaaaacttttaggAACATTGATAATTAGcttaatcaaaaataaacttcctCAATCTATCAGCTTTAGTGTCAGATCCAATGATATAGCATAAGACAGAGAGTAGGGAACGATAGAGCTTGACCTTGGCATAGCTGCTTTTCTTATTCTGATAGTCTGCGTTTCACAAGCTGAAAGACTTTCATGCCGACCCACCTTGCGATAAACACCGCCTCCAGTAAGTATAAAAGACGCCTACGAATGGCATTTGGTAGGTGTTTCATTGCATCAATTTAAGGTAAGCGTTTCCTCTCCCTTCTTTTCTTACATACTGTAGAGATAGAGATaacttttcttgaaaatatatCCCTTTTAGTCCAtgacttttttctaaatgagTGAATAGCTTTGATAAGATACGATATTTCTTTTCTGAGACTGACTTTTCGTTCCAGATGTCTGATATCAAACAACTCGAGCAAGAGGCTAGCTCCCTCCGCCGTACGGCTCTTGTCGGAGTTGCCGTCTCCTTCACTGCCACATTGGTGTGCGTCATTGCCGCCCCAATGCTCTACAACTACATGCAACACATGCAATCCGTTATGCAATCCGAAGTTGATTTCTGCCGTTCCCGATCTGGAAACATCTGGAGAGAGGTTACCCGCACTCAAGTTCTCGCCAAGGTTTCTGGAGGAGCTCTTCGTTCCCGCCGTCAAGCTGGATACGAGAGCGCCGGAGTTGAAGGATCTTCCGTTGGACACCAAGGAGGATGCTGCGGATGTGGAGTATCTGctgctggaccaccaggagccccaggacaagACGGAGAAGATGGAGCTGATGGAcaaccaggagccccaggaaacGACGGACCAGACGGACCAGCCGCCACTCCAGCCCCAGCTCACGAGTTCTGCTTTGACTGCCCagccggaccaccaggaccagccggaccagctggaccaaAGGGACCAAACGGAAACTCAGGATCCGACGGACagccaggagccccaggaaacAACGGAAACGCCGGAGGaccaggagctccaggacaaGCCGGACAAGACGGACACCCAGGAAACGCCGGAGctccaggagccccaggaaagGTCAACGAGGTTCCAGGCCCAGCCGGAgccccaggagccccaggaccagacggaccagctggaccagcCGGAtccccaggagccccaggaaacCCAGGATCCCaaggaccacaaggaccagCCGGAGACAACGGAGGAGCTGGATccccaggacagccaggagccAACGGAGACAATGGAGCCGATGGAGAGACCGGAGCCCCAGGAGGTTGCGACCACTGCCCACCACCAAGAACCGCACCAGGATATTAAGCTCATTCACTCTGTATCTCCAATGCTTTTTTGCGTTGCCTGTCTTTCTAATTACctcaaaaataaacttaaagATAtagataatttatttttcaaacaaaatgaaagaaatataacagaaatcaaaaataaataaatttccgacatttaccaaaaattttgttttggaatGGGATATAGGCAAgattcgtatttttcaaattgaattatatttaaaagttttctattAGATGATGCAATAATTCAATTTGGAACCTAAAAATACTATGATATAAATCAGGAGATCTTATACTTGAATACTAtctaaattgtaaaattaattgTAATTGATATACGTGAaggaaagtgaaaatttttcttaaaaatgcggaagttatttggaattttaattcaatacgGTACGGTCGCCACGATTCTTTATCGGGGCGATGGCATTGATAAAACTGCCGAACAAATACATAGTTGTAGAGTTGTTCCAAATTTCGTGAAGAAAACAAACCGGGTGTTCGATTGATACACTAGGAAGTAAATTTTGCGCAAGCAAAATGGATTTGCAGATTTATTGATAACTAATCGCGTCGTGCAAGGTCATGCAAACATAAACATTTTGCAGACTAATATGCATCAACTGTGGCAGCAACTGGAATACGTTTTGCGAGTGAGCAGTGCGGAGGATGTGCGGAAGACACATCAAAAGCTAGTATAACAGGTGTTCACAAAATTATTAAAGTACTTGTGTTCACACTTCACTGCGATATTTTATCAGACTGAAATGAGTTGTTAGAATACATTGTCAGAAgtataaaacatatttttgaatgatgtAAGTTATATAAAAACATCATTTATCTCAGAAATACAAATAGTTATAATATTTTCCcaactgatttttcaacaaattcgatatttttagtGTTATTGTTTTTAGTCGCTCGAAGTTtaaacaaatgttttaaaaacttatttgctacttttttttgtagaaaatacGTTGCAATTCATACAACTGGGATATGATTGCTTCATTACACTTAACAGGTATTTACCGTCTGTTCAGAAACCGATTCATCCtggctgaaaatatatatctTCCGCTTCATTCAACTTCCTTGGCGTGTGGGGGGC comes from Caenorhabditis elegans chromosome X and encodes:
- the col-167 gene encoding Nematode cuticle collagen N-terminal domain-containing protein (Confirmed by transcript evidence), with the translated sequence MSDIKQLEQEASSLRRTALVGVAVSFTATLVCVIAAPMLYNYMQHMQSVMQSEVDFCRSRSGNIWREVTRTQVLAKVSGGALRSRRQAGYESAGVEGSSVGHQGGCCGCGVSAAGPPGAPGQDGEDGADGQPGAPGNDGPDGPAATPAPAHEFCFDCPAGPPGPAGPAGPKGPNGNSGSDGQPGAPGNNGNAGGPGAPGQAGQDGHPGNAGAPGAPGKVNEVPGPAGAPGAPGPDGPAGPAGSPGAPGNPGSQGPQGPAGDNGGAGSPGQPGANGDNGADGETGAPGGCDHCPPPRTAPGY